ACGAGTGGGCCGAATCCATGACCGACCTGCTGCAGGCCCTGCTGGGCCGCCAACGAGTGGGGGCCGCCCTGCAACAATACCGGCGCCATTGCTGCCGCCTTGCGAAAGTGCTGGAAGAGGACTCCGGAACGGACTCGGAAGAAGGACGTCAGCGCCTGATCGAAGCCTGGGCACTGCGCCAGGAAGCCCGCAACTGGATCTTGATGGGGGACCCCGCCAGCCGTCTGCCGGTGGCCGGCTAAAGGAGACGCTATCGCAGCGCAGGGTTGGCGCGGCGGAAGCTGCGGATGAAGCTGAGAAGAGTGTTTTCAAGCAGGCGGACGGTTTCGCCCTCCATCTCCTGACGGCTCTCCGCAAAGCCCTCTTCGGAGCGGCTGTAAGTCGTGGCCCAGAACTCGTAGGCGGGATTGTCGCGGGTGCGCACCTGTTGCTGAAAGCGGACCTCGGCCCGGGCCCAGTAGAGCCCCTCCACCTGTCGCTCTTCATCCTGGACCTTAAGCAGCGCCGGACCCATGATCTGTTTCACCTCGATCTCCACCAAGAGGAAAGGATGCGAGGGGGCCCGATCCTCCACCTCGACCTGGTATTGGTCGAGTTGCCAATGCACCAGGTTGGTCAGGTACTTCTCGTCCACCCTCTCCAGTAGCCCCTCCTCGATGCGCACGCTAGTCCTGACGCCTATCGCTTCCACTCCCTTGAGGGCGGCGGCAGCCTGAGCCTGCAGAGGAATCTGCAAACCGGAAGAGCAGAGCAGCAACGCCGCCAGTGCGCTGGAAAATCTCATATCAGAAGCCTCACTTGAGGATTTGGGCCAGCTTTTGCTCGGGCGGCTGCTGCCAGTCATTGCCTTCGACCCGTCCGATCTCGCTTCCCTGGCGGGTGACGATGGCCGTGGGCACCCAGCGGAGGTTGAGTTCCTGGGCCTTGGGATGGTTGCCGAACCCCCGCGGCAGTCCATAGTAGCGGAAGGTCAAAGGCGTCTCCAGCAGTTCTTGCTGCAGGCGCAGGATGTAGGGCACCTTTTGCTGGCAGTGGCGGCACCAGGAACCGAAATAGACGGTCACGGTGGCTTCTTCTTCCACCTGGCGCAGTTGCTTCAAGGCCGCTGCATCCGGGCGGTAGGCGGCAGCCCGTCGCCCATAGAGCGGATCGTATCCGGTCAGATCTTCAGAGCTGTGCAGGTCGAGCAGCGGCTTGCGGGGCACCAGGTGCACCGAATGGCCGTCCACCTCAAAGAGGACGGAAGGCCCTTGGGTGGTAAAGCCCCCGATCTCCTGAGTATCGTATCCGCCGCGCAGGTTGAGGCTGCCGTCCGCGGCCGTCGAGACGTAGTGGTAGTCGAGCCACTCGACCTTCTGGGTCCCGGGATTGAGGGCGAAATAATTGCTGGAAATCCGGGGCACCCGCACCAGGAAAGCAGGAGGATTGGTGGACCGGTAGATGGCCGCCTGCGGATCGGAGGCGCCGTCCACCTCCACTTCGTACTGGCTGAAGATCAAGAACTGGGACTCTTGTCCCACGACAGCCGACAGCAGCCCCGCAACCGTCAGGCACAGCGAGAGGATGAAGATTGGATATCGCCTGGTTCTCAATGAAATCTCCTTTTCGTGTGGCGGCGCCGAGGCGCTGTCTGTTGCTGAGCTTCTTATTATAGTCCAGCCCCGCGCGACTGCGGCCAAGCCTGGAGAAACGATGTGCTAAGCTTCCCTGAGGAGAAAACGCCGTGAGCTTGGTTGAAGGACGCGACTACTATATCGAGAACGGCCTCTTCGTCCTAAAGGCCGAATACTTGCTGCGGCGCGGCTATTGCTGCGGAAACGGCTGTCGGCACTGCCCCTATCCCAAAGAGGACGCGCCTGCTGTCAAAGCGCCGGGAAGGGAGAGAGAGCTGTGAGGAGGCGCCTGCTGCCCATCGCCGCCGGACTGGTGCTGGCGCTGGCCTCGGTCTGGGGCTGCACCTCTGCCGCCGGACAGCCCGAGCAGGACTACCGCGAGGCTATGGAAGCGCTCTATCAGGGCGACCTGTGGAGCTTCTACCAGCGCCTGGCGCCAGCCTCCTACACCCGTGACCTCAACGCCCTGCTGGACAAGTCGAAGAAGCTTTTCAGCCGGGAGGAATACCGCCAGGCGCTCGACTTGATCCAGGCCGCCACGCAACGCGTGCAGGAGCAGTTGAATGCCGTCGCCGACCCGCCTCCCCAAGCCGGGCTGCTGGCTTCAGCGCTCGACGACGTCCCCGCCGCGCTGGGCATCGAGAGCTGGGAAAAGTTCCAACAGGCTGACGTCGAGTCCTTGATCACGAACCTGCAGCAAAGCGCCATCGGAGAACTCTTGCGCCATCCCCAGAGCCCGGTGGAATGGTCGCGCCAAACGGTAGAGCTGGCCAAGCTGGAGGGCGACCGGGCCACCCTGCGGGTGCTCCCCGCCGATGAACAGGGAGAAGTCAAGATGGCTGAACTGGTGCGGGTCGAGGACAAGTGGGTCCCGGCCGAAGTTGCCCTGACCTGGGACTCGCGCATGGAGAGCCTGAACAACCGGATGGACGCCTGGATGGAAGCCAAGGAGCAAGACCCGCAATACCTCAAGGAGCGTCTGCGGCGCCTGCAGGAACAGCTCGACCTGATCACGGCGCTCATTCCGGCGCTCCTGCAGCAGCAGATGGAGCAGATGCAACAGCCTTAGCGGGCAGGTTTTTTGAGACTTTATGAAATCAGACGGCTCTGTAAACGCATGACGAGGTGGAATGATGAGTAAAATTCGTCGCCTGACAGCGGCGCTGGCCCTGACGGGTTTGCTGGCTGCCACGCCCGCATTTCTTTCAGCCCAGGATGAGCAAGGCGCTCAGGGCCAGCAGGCCCGCAAGACCATCGACGAAGCCATCCAGGCCATGGGTGGAGAGGCTTACCTGAACATGACCACCCTCCACAACTACGGCAACTGGTTTTCCTTCAACCGCCATGGCCAACGCTCCAGACTGGTCCGCTACTGGGAGTACATCCACTACGACCCCATCAAGTACTACTTCCAACTGGGCAAAGGGGGACGGCAGAACGTCCTGGTCTACAACATGG
This Acidobacteriota bacterium DNA region includes the following protein-coding sequences:
- a CDS encoding DUF5522 domain-containing protein; translation: MSLVEGRDYYIENGLFVLKAEYLLRRGYCCGNGCRHCPYPKEDAPAVKAPGREREL
- a CDS encoding thioredoxin family protein, with the protein product MRTRRYPIFILSLCLTVAGLLSAVVGQESQFLIFSQYEVEVDGASDPQAAIYRSTNPPAFLVRVPRISSNYFALNPGTQKVEWLDYHYVSTAADGSLNLRGGYDTQEIGGFTTQGPSVLFEVDGHSVHLVPRKPLLDLHSSEDLTGYDPLYGRRAAAYRPDAAALKQLRQVEEEATVTVYFGSWCRHCQQKVPYILRLQQELLETPLTFRYYGLPRGFGNHPKAQELNLRWVPTAIVTRQGSEIGRVEGNDWQQPPEQKLAQILK